ATTCTCAGAAAATTAAAACTGGATGAGCTTCCCCAATTGTTCAATATTTTAAAAGGAGATATGAGTTTTGTGGGACCGAGACCAGATATTGAAGGATATTATGATAAACTTAAAGGTGTAGATAGAAAGGTACTGGAATTAAAACCCGGGTTGACATGTGAAGCCAGTATTGTATACAGGGATGAAGAAAATATTCTTAAGATGCAGAAAGATCCGTTGCAATATAATGATGAAGTATTATTTCCACATAAAGTAAGAATGAATCTGGATTATCTGGAAAATATATCTTTCAGCAATGATATCAAAATCCTATTGAGAACCCTAATAACTATTTTAAAATAAAATTTTCTGACTATTATGAAAATTAAAGAAACCCCACTTAAAGATTGTTACATTATAGAACCTACTATTTTCGAAGACGATAGAGGGTATTTTTTTGAAAAGTTCAACGAGAAAAAGTTTGAAGAACTTACAGGAATGAAAGGACATTTTGTTCAGGACAATGTTTCCAAGTCTTCTTATGGCGTTCTAAGAGGGCTTCATCTTCAAAAAGGCGAACATGCCCAGGCCAAATTAGTATCATGCCTTGAAGGAAGTGTATGGGATGTAGCAGTTGATCTTAGAGAAGATTCTCCAACTTTTGGCCAATGGTTTGGAATTGAACTTTCTGCGGAAAACAAATTACAGCTTTATGTACCAAGAGGTTTTGGGCATGGTTTTTCCGTATTGAGTACCCATGCAGTATTCTCTTATAAATGTGATAACTTTTATAATAAAGAGTCTGAAGGAAGTGTGAAATATAACGATGCTGATCTTGATATAGATTGGAAAATTGATGAAAAAGATGCTTTGCTTTCAGATAAGGACCAGAATGCCCCTGGCTTTAAAGAAAAAAACTTTTAAAGTATAATACTGAGAACCACTTTTTTAAAGTGGTTTTTATTTTTGTAAGCCTAACTCTTTAATATTTTGTATCTTTGCAGACTCAAAATCAAAAAGATGCGTACAAAATCTGTAGGGAAGAAAAAAATCAATGTAGTTACACTTGGATGTTCCAAAAATGTATATGACTCTGAAGTATTAATGAGCCAGTTGAAAGCCAATGGGAAGGAAGTGGTTCATGAAGATCGCGGAGATATTGTGGTTATTAATACCTGCGGATTTATTGATAATGCTAAAGAAGAATCAATCAATACCATTCTAGATTATGTAGAGGCTAAAAACAGAGGTGAAGTAGAAAAAGTATTCGTTACAGGATGTCTTTCCGAAAGATACAAACCAGACTTGGTAAAAGAAATTCCTGATGTAGATCAGTATTTTGGTACAAGAGATCTTCCTTTATTATTAAAGCATCTTGGAGCAGACTATAAGCATGAATTGG
This Chryseobacterium sp. G0162 DNA region includes the following protein-coding sequences:
- a CDS encoding sugar transferase, with protein sequence MNQYTYWKTVFDFILAIMLTVFLIPLLIILFIIASLDTSSNGVFFQKRVGQYGKTFTIFKFKTIHGKKRTCSKTGQILRKLKLDELPQLFNILKGDMSFVGPRPDIEGYYDKLKGVDRKVLELKPGLTCEASIVYRDEENILKMQKDPLQYNDEVLFPHKVRMNLDYLENISFSNDIKILLRTLITILK
- the rfbC gene encoding dTDP-4-dehydrorhamnose 3,5-epimerase: MKIKETPLKDCYIIEPTIFEDDRGYFFEKFNEKKFEELTGMKGHFVQDNVSKSSYGVLRGLHLQKGEHAQAKLVSCLEGSVWDVAVDLREDSPTFGQWFGIELSAENKLQLYVPRGFGHGFSVLSTHAVFSYKCDNFYNKESEGSVKYNDADLDIDWKIDEKDALLSDKDQNAPGFKEKNF